From one Peredibacter starrii genomic stretch:
- a CDS encoding tetratricopeptide repeat protein translates to MKRILLGIVIISVMAIVSYKLLGTPQKAIVTNPIQKEVLKTSPRLSLKDVRYSVSKTEKKKISFPMECYSPLADLSSMTIAEYNGIAQSKKSFEDFFGKDCTDLLKDNATFDSLLKTSGCNFSTDKNGACISLMLMLKANFMAELTDNKRPEEMTSEELASHLVRMFFSMDKLKPESFVSNLKIADLLYSKHMNDPEIIEAYLGYLMIGQKITGVQSVRERIDTILAESEGNSFKVDRLLVIKEALAENLAGAREVLDGLQSKYPQEPDLHYYYAAYHWKTGNRELALASLDRAIAFGTNCRECRPSMYEETKRKLVSAKDKDDQLFSISIGLNFDNL, encoded by the coding sequence ATGAAACGTATTTTGCTTGGAATTGTTATCATTTCGGTAATGGCAATAGTGTCTTACAAATTATTAGGAACTCCTCAAAAGGCCATTGTCACAAATCCGATCCAAAAAGAAGTCCTGAAAACATCTCCGCGCCTTTCCCTGAAAGATGTGCGCTACTCTGTTTCTAAAACTGAGAAGAAGAAAATATCTTTTCCCATGGAGTGCTACTCACCCCTGGCCGATCTAAGTTCTATGACGATTGCTGAGTACAATGGGATCGCTCAGAGTAAGAAAAGTTTCGAAGATTTCTTTGGCAAAGATTGCACTGATTTGTTGAAGGACAACGCCACCTTCGATTCGTTACTAAAGACATCAGGTTGTAACTTCTCAACTGATAAAAATGGTGCCTGCATTTCTTTAATGCTGATGTTGAAGGCAAACTTTATGGCCGAACTGACTGACAACAAAAGGCCAGAAGAAATGACTTCTGAAGAACTTGCTTCTCATCTAGTACGCATGTTCTTTTCGATGGATAAATTAAAACCAGAAAGTTTTGTGTCGAATCTCAAAATTGCCGATCTTCTTTATTCAAAACACATGAATGACCCTGAGATCATCGAGGCCTACTTGGGCTATTTGATGATTGGTCAAAAGATCACAGGTGTACAATCCGTGAGAGAAAGAATTGATACAATCCTGGCCGAATCTGAAGGCAATTCATTTAAGGTTGATCGCCTATTGGTCATTAAAGAGGCCTTGGCAGAAAATCTGGCCGGGGCCCGTGAAGTCCTTGATGGTTTACAGAGTAAGTATCCCCAAGAGCCAGATCTTCACTATTACTATGCCGCCTATCACTGGAAAACGGGTAATCGAGAACTCGCACTTGCGTCACTTGATCGGGCCATTGCATTTGGGACAAATTGCAGGGAATGCCGGCCTTCAATGTATGAAGAAACCAAAAGAAAGCTCGTGAGTGCTAAAGATAAGGACGATCAACTTTTCTCAATCTCTATAGGATTGAACTTCGATAATCTATAG